TCCCCAAAAAactgtttattatataatttgaatCAAGTTAATAGTCCATATCAAACATTATATTCAAAAACGTTTATTAGATGTCTACGTTTTAATCATAAAAATCCTGATTTGTTATTAGCGGGTTCTTATGACGGTACAGTTAATATATGGGatctaagaaaaaaaaataccttaTGTGAATCATCTTCAATAAATGTTAGTCATAAAAACATTGTCCAAGATATCATATGGTTACAAACGAAAACAAATAATCATTGCTTATCTATTTCGAATGATGGTTTATGTTTAATATGGGATGTTCGCAATTTTTCGAACCATATAGAATCTTTTTATCTAAATAAAGATCCCAGAGAAGTGTGTGAATTGGTAGGAACCGCCAACTTAGATGCAGACAATTTGAAGCTTTCCGATGGGGGGGTGGTAAACACCGCAAATCTGGTTAGTACTTATACAGAACGTGTTTCAACACAGGGATTAACTAGCAGTACAGCACCAGGAGTAGCTACCAGTTCAGCTACAGGAACAACTACCAGTCTGACTCATCCAAATCAGGTAAGAGGAAACATTCCTATTGCGAATGATTTGAATAACGAGTTACCATCGGGGAGTTGCACAAACTTATGTTACAGTGCAAATTGTTTAGAGTGGAACCTCGAAGCAGGACCATCAAAAATACTAGTAGGATCAGATGAAGGGTATATTTTATCCTTATCAAAAAGACAAACTAAAAATCTTGAAATGCTACAAAAATATGGAGCatcaaatgaaaaacatttatCTAGTATTACaagtataaaaagaatacCTGTTAAtctcaaatattttttatcaacaGATAAATGGGGTTTTAATATATGGTCAGAAGACATAAAATTTCCTATCATTTCGAATTATTATGATGAATGTGTAATTAATAAAGGATACTGGATTTATGATTCCTCTTTTTTCATGTTAATAAGAAAAGATGGTTACTTAGATTTTTGGAATTTACTTTACAATTTCAATGAACCCATTAtcaaacataaaatatgtaattgcTCAATCACAGAAATAGATGCacatgttaataataaatatatttctgtcGGAAATGAACAAGGcgatattcatatattaaaactaGGGGATAgcttttgtaaaaattcgagtgaagaaaaaaatgccCTAGATGAACTATTTGAAAGAGAAtcaaaaagagaaaaaaatttagaatatattagaaaacaGCTCAACTgtattaagaaaaagaaagaatatttaaatgcTCAAGATGTTCAAATAATGGACGATGCTGTCAGGGAGACTGATAGGGAGTACGAGTCCGTAATTTGATGGTCAGTTTTCTTGCCATTGAGTGCGGGGGCAAAacatgggaaaaaaaaaaacaaaataaataaatgcatatgtatatatatatatatatatatatatatatatatacttaataagCGAAAATTTTCTACCACTGGGAACGTCTTcttttatcaaaataaatccctcactctttttttttttttctgttaagctgttactattatatacgtacatgtatcACATAGCCcgcatttatattattattattttatttttttttcttttttattatttttttctcctaCTCAcctattacatatatataatttttaaaaaccgTGTAACCTTACCATTTTAAAAGTAAGAGATCATGTAAAaacaatttctttttcttgcTGTTCTTGTTCGAAATGTTCTTTTAACCATACCGAGAATTTTTAGTGCTCTACTTGATTTGGTTATACGTGCATGTATAAATAggtatacaaacatacatacgtatatgtacataggtatatgaatatatgtatatatattcatccCTAGCATTGTCCTCTAGTCATTTATAcgtgcttttttttttttttataaaaatgtatccCTGTATCTATTTGGAAGAATTTTTCCCCCTATAACGTCATGGGTATTGGCAGT
This genomic interval from Plasmodium brasilianum strain Bolivian I chromosome 13, whole genome shotgun sequence contains the following:
- a CDS encoding dynein intermediate chain, coding for MIDYYYCYTKKKSDIGKKCCFTKSTSQIIGRIEPNEELKKKYMYKENIYYNDDNIRKFSEQYVNIESVKLENKFFYHNEGGWTKDIDISDKQNKIKYIKRLDKDVNLINSLKILMNETTKILHKNNSINIYEEYFKDDLQKEENFKIKSIIIIKDKIRKYKRFITSIKWSTDNTHKLAISYCVNDYQKILNSSPKNCLLYNLNQVNSPYQTLYSKTFIRCLRFNHKNPDLLLAGSYDGTVNIWDLRKKNTLCESSSINVSHKNIVQDIIWLQTKTNNHCLSISNDGLCLIWDVRNFSNHIESFYLNKDPREVCELVGTANLDADNLKLSDGGVVNTANLVSTYTERVSTQGLTSSTAPGVATSSATGTTTSLTHPNQVRGNIPIANDLNNELPSGSCTNLCYSANCLEWNLEAGPSKILVGSDEGYILSLSKRQTKNLEMLQKYGASNEKHLSSITSIKRIPVNLKYFLSTDKWGFNIWSEDIKFPIISNYYDECVINKGYWIYDSSFFMLIRKDGYLDFWNLLYNFNEPIIKHKICNCSITEIDAHVNNKYISVGNEQGDIHILKLGDSFCKNSSEEKNALDELFERESKREKNLEYIRKQLNCIKKKKEYLNAQDVQIMDDAVRETDREYESVI